In one window of Frigoriglobus tundricola DNA:
- a CDS encoding FG-GAP repeat domain-containing protein: protein MTAPCGRTGLCGAGSLLAVIAAVAVGAGCARHAEPAPTQPEPVPEDVEAQVHTFCSACHPYPAPDTFPRAHWRTEVDRAFGFFEASKLPLKPPQREQVVRHYEDRAPADYPALPVTPPSDPGVRFERVSYPPPPGPRVWISHVQAVRLPPPGVTDPAAVAREPVTLIACDMSEGRILALRPADPAPAWKVLAKARNPAHIEVVDLDRDGITDLLVADLGSFLPTDRVLGSVIWLRGKPDGTFESVPLLSFVGRVADVRAADFYGRGKLDLVVGVFGLYEAGEILLLENQTTDWAKPQFARHVLDPRHGTIHVPVTDLNGDGKPDFVALISQEHETVVAFLNEGGGAFRKKALYSAPHPGWGSSGIELTDVNGDGRTDVLYTNGDTLDAPHLWKPFHGVQWLENKGDLNFEHHRIADMYGAHRAVAAPITGKPLPDVLAVSFLPSVKFPDRDSRRPDAITLFEQVSPGQFRRHCLTVGSCDAVTCCAADLYGTGRTDLVIGNFGAPSTDAPVTIWKNLGK from the coding sequence ATGACCGCGCCGTGTGGCCGAACGGGTTTGTGTGGCGCCGGCTCGCTGCTCGCCGTGATCGCGGCCGTGGCGGTTGGGGCCGGCTGCGCCCGCCACGCGGAGCCGGCCCCCACTCAACCCGAACCGGTGCCCGAGGACGTTGAGGCCCAGGTCCACACGTTCTGCTCGGCGTGCCACCCGTACCCCGCGCCGGACACCTTCCCGCGCGCGCACTGGCGGACCGAGGTCGATCGCGCGTTCGGGTTCTTTGAGGCGTCCAAACTCCCCTTGAAGCCCCCGCAGCGCGAACAGGTCGTCCGCCACTACGAGGACCGGGCGCCCGCGGATTATCCGGCGCTACCCGTCACCCCGCCCTCCGACCCCGGCGTGCGGTTCGAACGCGTCAGCTACCCGCCGCCCCCGGGGCCGCGGGTCTGGATCTCGCACGTTCAGGCCGTCCGGTTGCCGCCCCCGGGGGTGACCGACCCGGCCGCGGTCGCGCGCGAGCCGGTCACACTGATCGCGTGCGACATGAGCGAGGGCCGGATCCTCGCCCTGCGCCCCGCCGATCCCGCCCCGGCGTGGAAGGTGCTCGCCAAGGCGCGCAACCCGGCCCACATCGAGGTCGTGGACCTCGACCGCGACGGGATCACCGACCTGCTCGTCGCGGACCTCGGCAGCTTCCTGCCCACCGACCGGGTGCTCGGCAGCGTAATCTGGCTGCGCGGTAAGCCGGACGGCACGTTCGAGTCGGTGCCCCTGCTGTCCTTCGTCGGCCGCGTGGCCGACGTTCGAGCGGCCGATTTCTACGGCCGCGGAAAACTCGACCTCGTCGTCGGCGTGTTCGGCTTGTACGAGGCCGGCGAGATCCTCCTACTGGAGAACCAGACGACCGACTGGGCCAAGCCCCAGTTCGCGCGCCACGTCCTGGACCCGCGCCACGGGACCATCCACGTACCGGTGACCGACCTCAACGGGGACGGCAAACCGGACTTCGTCGCGCTGATTTCGCAAGAGCACGAGACGGTGGTTGCGTTTCTGAACGAGGGCGGCGGCGCGTTCCGCAAGAAGGCGCTGTACTCGGCGCCCCACCCGGGATGGGGCAGCAGCGGGATCGAACTGACGGACGTGAACGGCGACGGCCGGACCGACGTGCTCTACACGAACGGCGACACGCTCGACGCGCCGCACCTCTGGAAACCGTTCCACGGCGTCCAGTGGCTGGAAAACAAGGGCGATCTCAACTTCGAGCACCACCGCATCGCGGACATGTACGGGGCGCACCGAGCGGTCGCGGCCCCGATTACCGGGAAGCCCCTGCCGGACGTGCTGGCGGTCAGTTTCCTACCCTCCGTCAAGTTCCCCGACCGCGACAGCCGCCGGCCGGACGCGATCACGCTGTTCGAGCAGGTATCCCCCGGTCAGTTCCGGAGGCACTGCTTGACCGTCGGGTCGTGCGACGCGGTGACCTGCTGTGCGGCCGACCTGTACGGCACCGGTCGAACGGACCTCGTGATCGGCAACTTCGGTGCGCCGTCAACCGATGCCCCTGTCACGATCTGGAAGAACCTGGGGAAGTAG
- a CDS encoding DUF1501 domain-containing protein: protein MNLFHNPAALELTRRHFFASTGLSLGSMALASLAGRAADGAPVPRDGADTTTGTGAALAHTHFPTKCKNVIYLHMVGGPAQMDLYDYKPKMKEYFDKDLPDSVRMGQRLTTMTSGQARFPIAPSKYKFARQGQCGMWISETLPHTAKMADDMAFIRSMHTEAINHEPAITMMQTGNMVTGRPCLGAWASYGLGSLNQNLPAFVVMVAKPSNQEQIQAISARLWQSGYLPGEHAAVSFRAASDPILFINNPPGVSPGVRRTTLDGLTKLNELNHDLLNDPETKTRIAQYEMAYRMQSSVPELTDLSKEPQKVLDLYGPDVKKSGSFAHTALTARRLVERGVRFVQVYHNNWDHHGNLPGRMADQTRDVDQPCWGLIRDLKRLGLFDSTLVIWGGEFGRTIYSQGGVSATNYGRDHHPRCFTMWMAGGGSKGGSIYGETDDFSYNIVKDPVHVRDLHATVLRLLGIDHDKFTFRFQGLDQKLTGVEKAHVIQDLIA from the coding sequence ATGAACCTCTTCCACAACCCCGCCGCCCTCGAACTCACCCGCCGGCACTTCTTCGCCTCGACCGGGCTCTCGCTCGGGAGCATGGCGCTCGCGAGCCTCGCCGGTCGGGCCGCGGACGGCGCGCCGGTGCCGCGCGACGGCGCCGACACCACAACCGGGACCGGCGCGGCGCTCGCACACACGCACTTCCCGACGAAGTGCAAGAACGTCATCTATCTGCACATGGTCGGCGGCCCGGCCCAGATGGACCTGTACGACTACAAGCCCAAGATGAAGGAGTACTTCGACAAGGACCTGCCGGACAGCGTCCGCATGGGCCAGCGGCTCACCACCATGACCAGCGGGCAGGCGCGGTTCCCGATCGCGCCGAGCAAGTACAAGTTCGCCCGGCAGGGTCAGTGCGGCATGTGGATCAGCGAGACGCTGCCGCACACGGCGAAAATGGCCGACGACATGGCGTTCATCCGCTCGATGCACACCGAGGCCATCAACCACGAGCCGGCCATCACGATGATGCAGACCGGCAACATGGTCACCGGGCGCCCCTGCCTCGGGGCGTGGGCCAGCTACGGCCTCGGCTCGCTCAACCAGAACCTGCCCGCGTTCGTGGTGATGGTGGCGAAACCGAGCAACCAGGAACAGATCCAGGCGATCTCCGCCCGCCTGTGGCAGTCGGGCTACCTGCCGGGCGAACACGCCGCGGTCAGCTTCCGCGCCGCGAGCGACCCGATCCTCTTCATCAACAACCCGCCGGGCGTCTCGCCGGGGGTCCGCCGCACCACGCTCGACGGGCTGACCAAGCTGAACGAACTCAACCACGACCTGCTAAACGACCCGGAAACGAAGACCCGGATCGCCCAGTACGAGATGGCGTACCGGATGCAGTCGAGCGTCCCCGAACTGACGGACCTGTCGAAAGAGCCGCAGAAGGTGCTCGACCTGTACGGCCCGGACGTGAAGAAGTCCGGCAGCTTCGCGCACACGGCGCTCACCGCCCGGCGGCTGGTGGAGCGCGGCGTCCGGTTCGTGCAGGTGTACCACAACAACTGGGACCACCACGGCAACCTGCCCGGCCGCATGGCCGACCAGACCCGCGACGTGGACCAGCCGTGCTGGGGCCTGATCCGGGACCTCAAGCGCCTCGGCCTGTTCGACAGCACCCTGGTGATCTGGGGCGGCGAGTTCGGCCGCACGATCTACAGCCAGGGCGGCGTGAGTGCCACCAACTACGGTCGCGACCACCACCCGCGCTGCTTCACGATGTGGATGGCCGGCGGCGGGTCGAAGGGCGGCTCCATCTATGGGGAAACGGACGACTTCAGCTATAACATCGTTAAGGATCCGGTCCACGTCCGCGACCTGCACGCCACCGTCCTGCGGCTGCTCGGCATCGACCACGACAAGTTCACTTTCCGCTTCCAGGGACTCGATCAGAAGCTCACCGGCGTGGAGAAGGCGCACGTCATCCAGGATTTGATTGCGTGA
- a CDS encoding tetratricopeptide repeat protein yields MPRPKDHFMTPGSSRTPTGTATHSAEPSRARLGVVALVALVAALAVVLASGPARQFEVWSHLARGRALVEGRPQPARDPGLFSPADEGNAHTAALYDLSLYAAYASLGGAGVTALNAGLAGALAVVAFLTGRTAGRATPGCIGTLLTLVGVAPWFGITPRLPSYLFLALLVLLLRNVRSVAPGAGTGRAGWPVPVLIAVWANVDRWVVLGPLTVGLFAAGELFRGRGRVARSLGGVFLAALGASLLSPNHVTVWNPAHTLGWEAPGPSLSPFWPAWYRSGPPAVSAAYAVLVVFGLVAFRRDPEARTWAPLWVVLLAAGAVWPVAAPFFAVVAGPVCAFGLSVVGPPPADAPRKRRRVLRLARGGAGLLPPVAAAALLVAAWPGWVVGPPYGRPEWVLDTDDSLRDAVQEVARWRGLGLFGPDECGLTLSPEVADYWSWFAHGSRAAGTERSGGLDFATVRAGLLGEPVPKGRAANDWRGILRARSVSHLILHSGGDAPTEQVATQLAGAPDEWVLLYLRGRTAVFGWRDPEARSASDRYAAARVSIEHRAFVPGANDRAPLSVTSAETGNRQWARAFREPPPAQPQDQAEAAYYLAQFDGSRAVYDARNRTKWLASQNASLLGMLAAPLPAPGPVAAPIGQWAVGVPGDYATFAAAQDDGPLGALVLAVRAARRAVQASPEDAKSYFLLGEAYLRLAQATRERVWRYQLPVFDRIRQLQAITAYQQCVALRPDSPAAHGRLARLYRTHGTLDLALHHLDALVKLTEARGTRPGAPPGPAQEALSTLRQERDALATDVQQREATCETGKGNRRVLDQAREAVRLGLTGLAIRTLLASDASEFGPEGVRLELELLLWAGRAGDVRAWLDPGLETSLGVATFQEIRACLATVEGNYQEAGQALHRVADSIVQVPSRLSTPRTQASYDVVRAVLAAPLVGNPCTSTHTFFVRQALALEIQQITTSLRREANVLVVTGLLALEAGQIEEAESLFRAVLARAEPENGEVRAGGIDFSGRVVAEECLYLIATARQGHGPLG; encoded by the coding sequence ATGCCGCGCCCCAAGGACCACTTCATGACCCCCGGCAGTTCCCGCACGCCCACTGGCACCGCCACACACTCGGCAGAGCCATCACGGGCACGGCTCGGGGTGGTCGCCCTGGTCGCCCTGGTCGCCGCGTTGGCGGTTGTGCTCGCGTCCGGTCCGGCCCGACAGTTCGAGGTGTGGTCCCATCTGGCACGCGGGCGGGCACTGGTTGAAGGGCGCCCCCAACCCGCCCGCGACCCCGGGCTGTTCTCACCCGCCGATGAGGGCAACGCGCACACGGCGGCCCTTTACGACCTCTCCCTCTACGCCGCGTACGCTTCCCTGGGTGGTGCGGGTGTGACCGCGCTGAACGCGGGCCTGGCAGGGGCGCTCGCCGTTGTCGCCTTCCTGACCGGCCGAACCGCCGGCCGTGCGACGCCGGGATGCATCGGTACCCTCTTGACCCTGGTGGGCGTTGCACCGTGGTTCGGGATCACGCCCCGACTCCCCTCCTACCTTTTCCTGGCGCTTCTGGTGCTGCTCCTTCGGAACGTCCGGTCCGTGGCGCCAGGGGCCGGTACGGGGCGGGCGGGGTGGCCCGTGCCCGTACTCATCGCGGTCTGGGCGAACGTGGATCGCTGGGTCGTGTTGGGACCGCTCACGGTCGGCTTGTTCGCGGCGGGCGAGCTGTTCCGCGGGCGCGGTCGAGTCGCTCGGTCCCTGGGCGGCGTGTTCTTGGCCGCACTGGGGGCCTCCCTGCTGAGTCCCAATCACGTGACCGTTTGGAACCCGGCTCACACTCTCGGGTGGGAAGCGCCGGGGCCGTCACTTTCCCCATTTTGGCCCGCGTGGTACCGATCCGGACCACCGGCCGTGAGTGCCGCTTACGCCGTTCTGGTTGTGTTCGGGCTGGTCGCTTTCCGGCGCGATCCCGAGGCACGCACCTGGGCGCCGTTGTGGGTCGTGCTCCTGGCAGCGGGCGCCGTCTGGCCGGTTGCCGCTCCGTTCTTCGCCGTGGTCGCCGGTCCCGTCTGCGCGTTCGGCCTTTCCGTCGTAGGTCCGCCGCCCGCGGACGCCCCCCGGAAGCGCCGCCGGGTGCTCCGGCTCGCGCGCGGCGGCGCGGGGCTGTTGCCGCCGGTCGCCGCGGCGGCGCTCCTCGTAGCCGCGTGGCCGGGGTGGGTCGTGGGACCGCCGTACGGCAGGCCCGAGTGGGTTCTCGATACGGACGACTCGCTCCGTGACGCCGTACAGGAGGTCGCGCGCTGGCGGGGCCTGGGTCTGTTCGGTCCGGACGAGTGCGGCTTGACGCTCTCACCCGAAGTGGCCGATTACTGGTCGTGGTTCGCGCACGGTTCGCGCGCGGCGGGGACCGAACGGTCCGGGGGGCTCGACTTCGCAACCGTTCGGGCCGGTCTCCTCGGGGAACCGGTCCCCAAGGGGCGGGCGGCGAACGACTGGCGCGGGATCCTTCGGGCCCGCAGCGTGAGCCACCTGATTCTCCATTCGGGCGGCGACGCGCCAACCGAACAGGTCGCGACGCAACTGGCCGGGGCGCCGGACGAGTGGGTGCTCCTGTATTTACGCGGCCGAACGGCCGTCTTCGGTTGGCGCGACCCAGAGGCCCGGAGCGCGAGCGACCGCTATGCGGCCGCACGGGTGTCCATCGAGCACCGGGCCTTTGTGCCCGGGGCGAACGATCGCGCGCCGCTCAGCGTTACCAGCGCGGAGACCGGAAACCGGCAGTGGGCGCGCGCGTTCCGGGAGCCGCCCCCGGCTCAACCCCAGGACCAGGCCGAAGCGGCGTATTATCTGGCCCAGTTCGACGGCTCGAGGGCGGTCTATGACGCCCGGAACCGAACGAAATGGCTGGCGAGTCAGAACGCTTCGTTGCTCGGGATGCTGGCGGCACCGCTGCCGGCCCCGGGTCCCGTCGCCGCCCCCATCGGGCAGTGGGCCGTTGGGGTGCCCGGCGATTACGCCACGTTTGCGGCCGCGCAGGACGACGGTCCGCTCGGCGCACTGGTACTCGCGGTTCGAGCCGCGCGCCGAGCGGTTCAGGCGAGCCCCGAAGACGCGAAGAGCTATTTTCTACTCGGTGAGGCGTATTTGCGATTGGCCCAGGCGACCCGGGAACGGGTCTGGCGGTACCAGCTCCCCGTGTTCGACCGCATCCGCCAGCTCCAGGCGATCACCGCGTACCAACAGTGCGTCGCCCTGCGCCCGGACTCGCCGGCGGCGCACGGCCGATTGGCCCGGCTGTACCGGACCCACGGCACCCTCGATCTGGCCCTCCACCACCTGGACGCACTGGTGAAGTTGACCGAGGCGCGGGGGACGCGGCCCGGAGCCCCCCCCGGACCCGCCCAAGAGGCGCTCTCGACTTTAAGACAGGAGAGAGACGCTCTCGCGACCGACGTGCAGCAGCGCGAAGCGACGTGCGAGACCGGCAAGGGTAACCGGCGGGTACTGGACCAGGCCCGTGAGGCGGTCCGGCTCGGACTGACCGGCCTCGCGATTCGAACGCTGCTCGCGTCCGATGCGTCCGAGTTCGGCCCCGAAGGGGTGCGGCTCGAACTCGAACTGCTGCTCTGGGCCGGTCGCGCGGGAGACGTCCGCGCCTGGCTGGATCCGGGTCTGGAGACGAGCTTGGGGGTCGCCACCTTCCAGGAGATCCGGGCCTGTCTCGCGACCGTCGAGGGGAACTATCAGGAGGCCGGGCAGGCGCTTCACCGCGTGGCGGATTCGATCGTACAGGTCCCGAGTCGCTTATCGACTCCCCGCACGCAGGCATCGTACGACGTCGTCCGGGCCGTACTGGCGGCGCCGTTAGTGGGCAATCCCTGTACTTCGACGCACACCTTTTTCGTACGCCAGGCTCTGGCGCTGGAAATCCAGCAAATCACGACGAGTCTGCGGCGAGAGGCGAACGTCCTCGTCGTGACCGGGCTGCTCGCCCTGGAGGCGGGGCAGATCGAGGAGGCGGAGTCCTTGTTTCGAGCCGTTCTGGCGCGTGCGGAACCCGAAAACGGGGAGGTTCGAGCCGGCGGAATCGATTTTTCGGGCCGCGTTGTTGCAGAAGAGTGTCTGTACCTGATCGCGACCGCTCGGCAGGGACACGGTCCCCTCGGGTGA
- a CDS encoding CRTAC1 family protein: MLIPACAERAPEPVASEPEPQAGPAPFADVTPTSGVTFTYRNGEEVGHLAIIESLGGGVALLDYDGDGLLDVFLPGGGDYDAKKVLGRPCKLYRNLGGFKFVDASEKVGLSAIDFQYSHGAAAFDFDRDGWPDLLVTGYNRLVLLHNEADGTGGRQFVDVTKKAGLTDAMWSTSAAWGDLDGDGYPELYVSHYGDWGFETNHPTDCTYDGSKRDVCPPRRFQPLVHTLYRNNRDGTFTDTRDTVKLRRDGRGIGAVLVDVDNDGRPDVYAANDTDDNFLYMNRGKPGELVLQEVGLLAGVARDDRGVANGSMGIAVADFDRSGRASLFVTNYENELPALYKNRTEKGQPRFTFDTQQSGIAVIGGNYVSWGTGFLDLDHRGWDDLLIVSGHAIRFPTKLDRRQKPTLLRNENGRFKPAVTRGWPYLSEPHNARGAAFGDLDNDGKVDVVVSHLNEPVVVLRNVADTTGRHWVGVRLLGEKGADIVGARVVIETAGGRQTRFAKGGGSYGSTSDPRLVFGLNTDTKINKATVYWPSGKVQEVTGLDPDAYWDVTEGQEKPKRVAGAR; this comes from the coding sequence GTGCTTATCCCCGCGTGTGCGGAGAGGGCGCCCGAACCCGTTGCCTCTGAGCCCGAACCGCAGGCCGGTCCCGCGCCGTTTGCCGACGTTACGCCGACGAGTGGGGTCACCTTTACCTATCGGAACGGCGAAGAGGTCGGGCACCTGGCGATCATCGAATCGCTCGGCGGCGGGGTCGCGCTCCTCGACTACGATGGCGACGGCCTCCTGGACGTGTTCCTCCCGGGCGGCGGGGATTACGACGCGAAGAAAGTGCTCGGGCGCCCGTGCAAGTTGTACCGCAACCTCGGCGGGTTCAAATTCGTGGACGCGTCCGAGAAAGTGGGACTGAGCGCGATCGATTTTCAGTACAGTCACGGTGCGGCCGCGTTCGACTTCGACCGCGACGGCTGGCCCGATCTGCTCGTCACCGGGTACAATCGCCTCGTGCTCCTCCACAACGAGGCGGACGGGACGGGGGGACGACAGTTCGTGGATGTGACCAAAAAGGCGGGGCTGACTGACGCCATGTGGTCCACTTCGGCCGCCTGGGGCGACCTCGACGGCGACGGGTACCCCGAACTCTACGTCAGCCATTACGGCGATTGGGGGTTCGAGACCAACCACCCGACCGACTGCACCTACGACGGGAGCAAGCGCGACGTGTGCCCGCCGCGGCGCTTCCAGCCGCTCGTCCACACGCTCTACCGCAACAACCGCGACGGCACGTTCACGGACACGCGCGACACGGTGAAGCTCCGGAGGGACGGGCGGGGGATCGGGGCGGTGCTGGTGGACGTGGACAACGACGGCCGCCCGGACGTGTACGCCGCCAACGACACCGACGACAACTTCCTGTACATGAACCGCGGGAAACCGGGCGAACTCGTTCTGCAAGAGGTCGGGCTGCTCGCGGGCGTGGCCCGCGACGACCGCGGCGTCGCCAACGGGAGCATGGGAATCGCCGTCGCCGACTTCGACCGGAGCGGGCGGGCGTCGCTGTTCGTCACCAACTACGAGAACGAACTGCCGGCCCTCTACAAGAACCGCACCGAGAAGGGCCAGCCGCGGTTCACCTTCGACACGCAGCAGTCCGGGATCGCGGTGATCGGGGGGAACTATGTGAGCTGGGGCACCGGGTTCCTCGACCTGGACCACCGCGGTTGGGACGACCTGCTCATCGTCAGCGGCCACGCGATCCGCTTCCCGACCAAACTCGACCGGCGGCAGAAGCCCACGCTCCTCCGCAACGAGAATGGCAGATTCAAGCCGGCGGTGACCCGCGGTTGGCCCTACCTGAGCGAACCGCACAACGCCCGCGGGGCGGCGTTCGGGGACCTGGACAACGACGGCAAGGTGGACGTGGTCGTGAGCCACCTGAACGAACCGGTGGTCGTGCTGCGGAACGTCGCCGATACGACCGGCCGGCACTGGGTCGGGGTGCGGCTCCTGGGCGAGAAGGGCGCGGACATCGTCGGCGCCCGGGTGGTCATCGAGACGGCGGGCGGACGGCAGACGCGGTTCGCGAAGGGCGGCGGGAGCTACGGGTCCACCAGCGACCCGCGCCTCGTGTTCGGACTCAACACGGATACGAAGATCAACAAGGCGACCGTCTACTGGCCATCGGGGAAGGTCCAGGAGGTGACCGGTCTGGACCCCGACGCGTACTGGGACGTAACCGAGGGCCAGGAGAAACCGAAGCGGGTCGCCGGAGCGCGCTGA
- a CDS encoding DUF1559 family PulG-like putative transporter codes for MFSPASSARRAFTLIELLVVIAIIAILIGLLLPAVQKVREAAARMSSGNNLKQMSLALHNYAGNSTSGQLPPAYGQVPSNLGWGSVGGSEGPVYFHLLPFIEQSNLYTASRTSSNGQPLGYLGAQLNWEGSPRTVKTYIAPADSTNDPTQDYSSYRTNLLAFSPPPGSNSWDGPRLPATFSDGTSSTVAFAEGYANLPSNSHATWWWYTMDNSACPNGGRCNGPSYLSTATTSPPFTTQPPQTALWDRPNSFNGVNIQVSLMDGSVRSVSTGVSALTWYYANHPSDGMVLGSDW; via the coding sequence GTGTTCTCTCCCGCATCAAGCGCGCGTCGCGCGTTCACGTTGATTGAGCTCCTGGTGGTGATCGCGATCATCGCGATTCTCATCGGGTTGCTCCTACCTGCCGTCCAAAAAGTTCGGGAAGCTGCGGCCCGCATGAGCAGCGGCAACAACCTCAAGCAGATGTCGCTGGCCCTTCACAACTACGCTGGGAACTCGACCAGCGGCCAGCTCCCACCGGCTTACGGCCAGGTGCCGTCGAATTTGGGCTGGGGTTCGGTGGGTGGCTCCGAAGGTCCCGTCTACTTTCACCTGCTCCCCTTCATCGAACAATCGAACTTGTACACCGCCTCGCGCACGAGTAGCAACGGCCAGCCCCTCGGGTACTTGGGCGCTCAGCTCAACTGGGAAGGCTCGCCGCGGACGGTGAAGACGTACATTGCACCCGCCGATTCCACCAACGATCCCACCCAAGACTATTCGAGTTACCGCACGAACCTCCTCGCGTTTTCCCCCCCGCCGGGCTCGAACAGCTGGGACGGCCCGCGTTTGCCCGCGACCTTCTCTGATGGGACGTCCAGCACCGTCGCCTTCGCCGAAGGGTACGCCAACCTCCCGAGCAACTCCCACGCCACCTGGTGGTGGTACACCATGGACAACAGCGCCTGTCCCAACGGCGGCCGTTGCAACGGTCCCTCCTACCTCTCGACCGCGACGACTTCACCCCCCTTCACAACTCAACCTCCCCAGACGGCCCTCTGGGACCGGCCCAATTCGTTCAATGGTGTCAATATCCAGGTTTCACTGATGGACGGCTCGGTTCGTTCGGTCTCAACGGGCGTCTCCGCTCTGACGTGGTATTACGCCAATCACCCGTCGGACGGGATGGTGCTCGGCAGTGACTGGTAG
- a CDS encoding tetratricopeptide repeat protein, translating into MSVWMTRRKAGRVGLVGLLLAVIACGFWTAAKPLLANYYQRQAAQALERQRYPLALAAYQHALRYRPDSPALHLMTARTARQAGDFPTAREHLRKCRELQNGVSEEQQVEGYLLRAQTGELDDVVGYLTPYVIEEGPLTPFVLEGLTRAHMARYRTDLAWGLLARWIELQPTNVEALFWRGTWHAQQQNTRSAAEDYCRALEIDPERIDIRLTYAEIVRADKKFAQVAEQYRIVLQHAPQNPDALIGLAQSSLELGRTDDAREQLARVPVEHRDVPVYLWVSGMVELRSDHPDRAEPLLRQVLERDPRNLDACYNLMLCLSRLGREAEAAQMSARFAQMERDQKRLIELTTRVLQAKPSDPDLRCELGEIYIRMGLPERGIHWLFVALKLNPDCRRAHERLRDYFDEAGGPEAAAKADLHRRHLANMR; encoded by the coding sequence ATGTCCGTCTGGATGACCCGCCGCAAGGCGGGTCGGGTCGGCTTGGTCGGCCTCCTCCTGGCCGTGATCGCATGCGGCTTTTGGACAGCCGCGAAGCCCCTGCTCGCGAACTACTACCAGCGCCAAGCGGCTCAAGCCCTGGAACGGCAACGGTACCCGCTCGCCCTCGCGGCGTACCAGCACGCCCTCCGCTACCGTCCGGACAGTCCCGCGTTGCACCTGATGACCGCTCGGACGGCACGACAGGCCGGAGATTTTCCGACCGCCCGCGAACACCTCCGCAAGTGCCGGGAGTTGCAAAACGGGGTGTCCGAGGAGCAGCAAGTCGAGGGATACCTCCTCCGCGCGCAGACGGGGGAACTGGACGATGTTGTCGGCTACCTCACGCCCTACGTGATCGAGGAAGGGCCGTTGACCCCGTTCGTCCTCGAAGGACTGACGCGGGCCCACATGGCGAGGTACCGTACCGACCTGGCCTGGGGGCTCCTCGCGCGCTGGATCGAGCTCCAACCGACCAACGTCGAGGCCCTGTTCTGGCGGGGCACGTGGCACGCGCAGCAACAGAACACCCGCAGCGCGGCCGAAGATTATTGTCGCGCGTTGGAGATCGATCCCGAGCGGATCGATATCCGCCTGACCTACGCCGAGATCGTTCGGGCGGACAAGAAGTTCGCCCAGGTCGCGGAACAGTACCGCATCGTGCTCCAACACGCGCCCCAGAACCCCGACGCGCTGATCGGACTCGCCCAGTCCTCCCTCGAACTGGGGCGGACGGACGACGCACGCGAGCAACTCGCGCGGGTGCCGGTGGAACACCGGGACGTGCCCGTGTACTTGTGGGTTAGCGGCATGGTGGAACTGCGTTCCGACCACCCGGACCGGGCCGAGCCCCTGCTCCGCCAGGTGCTCGAACGGGACCCCCGCAACCTGGACGCCTGCTACAACTTGATGCTCTGTTTGAGCCGGCTCGGCCGCGAGGCGGAAGCCGCGCAGATGAGCGCGCGGTTCGCCCAGATGGAGCGCGACCAAAAGCGCCTCATCGAGTTGACGACCCGGGTGCTTCAAGCCAAACCGTCCGACCCCGATCTCCGCTGCGAATTGGGCGAGATCTATATCCGAATGGGGCTCCCCGAGCGGGGCATTCACTGGCTGTTCGTCGCGCTCAAACTGAATCCCGATTGCCGCCGGGCCCACGAGCGCCTCCGGGACTATTTCGACGAAGCGGGCGGACCGGAGGCTGCGGCGAAGGCCGATCTCCACCGCCGCCACCTCGCGAACATGCGCTGA